A part of Acropora palmata chromosome 8, jaAcrPala1.3, whole genome shotgun sequence genomic DNA contains:
- the LOC141889178 gene encoding peroxisomal ATPase PEX6-like produces MADGQYLKGDLHSASFHDLAKLHGSDLLFTDGIISACDEIFVSGGGTDKRFPVALRSASKFMVPKRDLLLNVHSRKESDENGQGNCGKLKIFLLDRVLHKYQLRDGEMVWVKQVKPFPLERVVIAILSEEKYLWSRKFLATFLLKSLSPGPVIIRENDVFYLPDDQEKSVVISQKGELVVKVLQCEPVQQGCVTQHTSVVITKSSMPEVWALENKATSVNLSDEFLDNFLLSHFALHHGETFSNEAFVDSLTVTAHKLLVHSLDSRMENEGNCSCNRIFVSLSTLVNLKLFNGSWVKIDMNKPQGHANYQLKKDCSRQEGPCLGGSLAMSNHRVVQLIAVNSINTLEKNHFAGHHMEFISLDNGNEVEDGVGYISPLLGFNLFGKINIPVKTGHTIYICPIYDTPHTGKDPSHDTMSKTWQPAFATEVHIALVQSPHYKAGDSFDGALAEYFKVTSLLTVGDIFFVTWNWQRNADTMNLHSTSDERCRSVVVYFQVTKLVCVQNDVKSCFVDVEHSSLYQRGSVHGYVPIALEQYCVDQGSQVMDSRPSFWDQSSPAGLNTYVDALENIVKPYLDSSKENFLSSCGILLSGPHGTGKKTVTMATSRRLNLHILSVSCFALIGESLAATETRIKNEFERAVSCSPCILLLLNIEALGKDKEGNDKEPRIASTLLECMSSLKDASDWPVVVIATTSSPNDVTAEIFSCFIHELKLEPPDERERRDMLCSLAAMTSVGSDVSFEKLAKRTAGLVLADFVALFANASCAATKRLKSQVTETPGFVDETGKPASFSRDVEEQLGVFGVQLCRQDFEDSLEIVQSSLSDAIGAPKIPSVKWEDVGGLLEVKAEILDTIQMPLQHPELFAEGLRRSGVLLYGPPGTGKTLLAKAVATECSLSFLSVKGPELINMYVGQSEQNIREVFTRAQSARPCVIFFDELDSLAPNRGRSGDSGGVMDRVVSQLLAELDGLHKACDVFVIGATNRPDLLDPALLRPGRFDKLLYLGVSGDQQSQLHILKALTRKFNLHPDLQLENVAALCPPNLTGADFYALCSDAMLNAVKRRIEFFKQGLDIETEEIHVVEEDFRNALYALVPSVSVQELKRYKDLQKQFALASSMNSKK; encoded by the exons ATGGCCGATGGACAATATCTCAAAGGTGATCTACACAGCGCTTCTTTCCATGATTTAGCGAAGTTGCACGGTTCAGATCTCCTGTTCACGGATGGAATAATTTCTGCATGTGATGAAATCTTTGTTTCCGGAGGAGGAACAGATAAAAGGTTTCCGGTAGCGCTTAGATCTGCGTCAAAATTCATGGTTCCTAAGAGAGACTTGTTGCTCAACGTACATTCGCGCAAAGAATCTGATGAAAATGGTCAAGGCAATTGTGGAAAATTAAAGATCTTCCTTTTAGATAGAGTTTTACATAAGTATCAATTGCGAGATGGTGAAATGGTCTGGGTAAAGCAAGTGAAACCGTTTCCTTTGGAAagagttgtgattgcgattttaTCAGAGGAAAAATATTTATGGTCCCGAAAATTCCTAGCAACATTTCTTCTTAAAAGCCTCTCGCCTGGGCCTGTCATTATCAGGGAAAACGATGTGTTTTACCTTCCTGATGATCAAGAAAAATCAGTAGTGATAAGTCAGAAAGGCGAATTAGTAGTGAAAGTTCTTCAATGTGAACCAGTGCAACAGGGATGTGTCACGCAACATACCTCTGTGGTCATTACCAAGTCAAGCATGCCAGAGGTGTGGGCTCTTGAAAACAAGGCGACTTCTGTGAACTTATCTGATGAATTTCTCGacaattttttgttatcaCATTTCGCCCTTCACCATGGTGAgactttttcaaatgaagcgTTTGTTGACAGTTTGACAGTCACTGCACACAAGTTACTTGTTCATAGTCTGGACAGTAGAATGGAAAATGAAGGAAATTGTTCATGCAACAGGATATTTGTGTCACTATCGACTTTAGTCAACTTAAAGTTATTTAATGGTAGTTGGGTCAAAATAGATATGAACAAACCACAAGGTCATGCAAATTACCAACTGAAGAAGGACTGTTCAAGGCAAGAGGGACCTTGTCTAGGTGGCAGCCTTGCTATGAGCAACCACCGTGTTGTACAACTTATAGCTGTAAATTCTATAAACACATTggagaaaaatcattttgctGGGCATCACATGGAATTTATTTCATTAGATAATGGAAATGAAGTTGAAGATGGGGTTGGATACATTTCACCTTTGCTGGGCTTCAATTTATTTGGGAAAATAAACATACCTGTTAAAACGGGGCACACTATTTACATCTGTCCAATCTATGATACCCCACATACAGGCAAGGACCCAAGCCATGACACCATGAGTAAGACTTGGCAACCAGCATTTGCAACAGAAGTGCATATTGCTCTTGTGCAGTCACCACATTACAAAGCTGGAGATTCTTTCGATGGAGCCCTTGCAGAATATTTCAAGGTCACAAGTTTGCTGACAGTTGGCGACATCTTCTTTGTAACTTGGAATTGGCAAAGAAATGCTGACACAATGAACTTGCACAGCACAAGTGATGAAAGATGCAGGAGTGTTGTAGTTTACTTTCAAGTTACAAAGCTTGTCTGTGTACAAAATGATGTTAAGTCATGTTTTGTGGATGTTGAGCATTCATCCTTGTATCAA cGGGGCTCTGTCCACGGCTACGTGCCAATTGCTTTGGAGCAGTACTGTGTTGATCAAGGAAGTCAGGTTATGGATTCAAGACCAAGTTTCTGGGATCAGTCAAGTCCTGCAGGGTTGAATACTTATGTCGATGCTTTAGAAAATATTGTCAAACCTTATTTGGATTCAAG taaagaaaactttctttcttcttgtgGTATTCTTTTGTCTGGGCCACATGGCACAGGAAAGAAAACAGTCACAATGGCAACAAGTAGACGCTTAAACTTACACATCCTGAGTGTCAGTTGCTTTGCACTGATTGGCGAGTCCTTAGCTGCCACGGAAACAAGAATCAAGAATGAATTTGAGAGAG CCGTCTCCTGTTCTCCTTGTATTCTGTTGTTACTAAACATCGAAGCTCTTGGCAAAGACAAGGAAGGGAACGACAAAGAACCACGAATTGCAAGCACTTTGCTAGAATGTATGTCAAGTCTAAAGGACGCCTCTGATTGGCCAGTGGTAGTCATAGCGACGACCTCCTCACCAAATGACGTCACTGCCGAAATATTCTCATGTTTTATTCATGAGTTAAAACTCGAGCCACCCGATGAACGCGAACGGCGTGACATGCTCTGTAGCCTGGCTGCGATGACATCTGTTGGAAGTGATGTTTCGTTTGAAAAACTAGCAAAACGAACTGCAGGATTGGTTCTCGCTGATTTTGTTGCCCTATTTGCCAACGCTTCCTGTGCTGCTACAAAGCGCTTGAAGAGCCAAGTCACAGAGACACCAGGGTTTGTTGATGAAACAGGCAAACCAGCTTCTTTCTCCCGAGACGTTGAGGAGCAACTCGGCGTTTTCGGTGTCCAATTATGCAGACAAGATTTTGAGGATTCGTTGGAAATTGTTCAGTCTTCTTTGTCGGATGCTATTGGAGCTCCTAAGATTCCCAGTGTTAAGTGGGAGGATGTCGGAGGATTGCTGGAGGTAAAAGCGGAAATTTTAGACACAATCCAGATGCCTCTGCAACACCCGGAACTATTTGCTGAGGGTCTCCGACGATCTG GTGTACTGCTGTATGGCCCCCCAGGAACGGGCAAAACACTTTTGGCAAAAGCAGTCGCAACGGAATGCTCTTTGAGCTTTCTCAG TGTGAAAGGACCGGAGCTAATTAACATGTACGTGGGTCAAAGTGAGCAGAATATTCGAGAAGTATTTACTCGGGCCCAGAGCGCTCGGCCATGCGTGATCTTTTTTGACGAACTGGACTCACTGGCTCCCAACAGGGGGAGGAGTGGGGACTCTGGTGGTGTCATGGATAG GGTTGTGTCGCAGTTGTTAGCGGAGCTTGATGGCCTTCACAAGGCTTGTGACGTGTTTGTTATCGGGGCCACAAATCGACCCGATCTCCTAGACCCTGCTCTTTTGAGACCTGGTCGCTTTGATAAACTTTTGTACCTTGGAGTCAGCGGAGATCAGCAATCACAGCTTCACATACTGAAAGCCTTGACTCGAAA gTTCAATTTGCATCCTGATTTACAGTTAGAGAACGTCGCAGCCCTCTGTCCCCCGAACTTAACTGGCGCGGATTTCTATGCGCTGTGTTCAGACGCAATGTTAAATGCTGTTAAGAGAAGGATTGAGTTCTTTAAGCAAG GCCTGGATATCGAGACAGAAGAGATCCATGTGGTCGAGGAAGATTTTCGGAATGCATTGTACGCTCTTGTGCCATCTGTTTCCGTTCAAGAGCTCAAGAGATACAAGGATCTTCAGAAGCAGTTTGCATTGGCCAGCTCAATGAATTCCAAGAAATGA